The Persephonella sp. IF05-L8 genome contains a region encoding:
- a CDS encoding TIGR04219 family outer membrane beta-barrel protein, protein MKKLFFIALSSIFTVSSAIAVPGVDGEISAGYIKQSIDGSGRYKGNDISVDELGLSDENSFFLKAKIEHPIPILPNIKLMYERMRFEGVGTVKNNYTFGNITITVNDRVYSKLRLDHYDAVLFYNLPFINLTQILDAEFGLNIRVIDFYAKVKDLTTGDEDSTSLTIPIPMIHGAIEFKPVGYFSILVEGNGIAYGGHHFYDITGELRIKPVQTLMAKPFIGIGYKYEKLKIDDIDDVSANIKIKQPFVEAGILF, encoded by the coding sequence GTCTCTTCAGCTATAGCTGTCCCAGGGGTAGATGGAGAAATTTCTGCCGGTTATATTAAGCAGAGTATAGACGGCTCAGGAAGATATAAAGGGAATGATATTAGTGTGGACGAGCTGGGACTTAGTGATGAAAACTCATTTTTCCTGAAGGCAAAAATAGAACATCCCATTCCTATCCTCCCAAACATTAAGCTTATGTATGAGAGAATGAGATTTGAAGGAGTAGGAACAGTAAAAAACAACTATACATTTGGTAATATTACGATTACTGTAAATGATAGAGTTTATTCAAAACTTCGCTTAGACCATTATGATGCAGTTCTTTTTTATAATCTTCCATTTATAAATCTGACACAGATTTTAGATGCTGAATTTGGACTTAATATCCGAGTTATTGATTTTTATGCAAAGGTTAAAGACTTAACCACAGGAGATGAGGACTCTACATCCCTTACAATTCCTATCCCAATGATACATGGTGCTATTGAGTTCAAACCTGTTGGTTATTTCTCTATTCTTGTGGAAGGAAATGGGATAGCTTATGGAGGACATCATTTCTACGATATAACAGGTGAACTTAGAATAAAACCTGTTCAAACCCTGATGGCAAAACCATTTATTGGTATTGGATATAAATATGAAAAACTAAAAATAGATGATATTGACGATGTTTCAGCTAATATTAAGATAAAACAGCCTTTTGTAGAGGCAGGAATTTTATTCTAA
- a CDS encoding 4-oxalocrotonate tautomerase family protein, with amino-acid sequence MPYVNVKVAGELTREQKQKIVEGITKVLEEVANKPPSATYVVIEEVDRDNWGKGGKLLSDK; translated from the coding sequence ATGCCTTATGTCAATGTAAAAGTAGCCGGAGAGCTAACAAGGGAGCAAAAACAAAAGATTGTTGAAGGTATTACAAAAGTTTTGGAAGAAGTTGCAAACAAACCTCCATCTGCAACCTACGTGGTTATTGAAGAAGTTGATAGAGATAATTGGGGAAAAGGTGGAAAACTGTTATCAGACAAATGA
- a CDS encoding sigma-54 dependent transcriptional regulator, with product MEHQNFSILVVDDEENITSLLKDILEDEGFNVDVAYSLHSAKEKLREKDYDIVFLDVWLPDGEGTDLIHFIKEINPITKIIMISGHANIPIAVKALKEGAFDFLEKPISTDTILAVLEKAIKEIKKDLEYTFLKQKLTKDIEIIGNSPPIQKLKKQIEKVAKTNAWVMIFGENGTGKELVARSIHFLSDRANKPFVDINCAALPDDLIEAELFGYEKGAFTGAMTRKPGKLEIADGGTLFLDEVTDMSLAAQAKLLRVLEEKEFTRLGSNQKIKVDIRVISATNKDLEKEIEEGRFRQDLAFRLAVVPIHVPPLRERGEDIILLAEHFLKKSCIENKIPTVKLSEEVKKVLLKYDWPGNVRELKNLMERLCIFASGEEITLEDLPPYIFKGKSPVGKKKIEIKPLKKVREEAEKEVIKLALEKYNRNLKEVAKALEIDLSSLYRKLKQYNLEE from the coding sequence ATGGAACATCAAAACTTTTCCATACTTGTTGTTGATGATGAGGAAAACATAACAAGTCTGTTAAAAGACATACTGGAAGACGAAGGGTTTAATGTTGATGTTGCCTACTCCCTTCATTCTGCAAAGGAAAAACTAAGAGAAAAGGATTATGATATTGTTTTTCTTGATGTCTGGCTTCCTGATGGTGAAGGAACAGACCTTATACATTTCATAAAAGAAATAAATCCTATAACCAAAATTATTATGATTTCTGGCCATGCAAATATCCCTATTGCCGTAAAAGCCCTGAAAGAAGGAGCATTTGATTTTCTTGAAAAGCCCATTTCAACAGACACAATCCTTGCAGTTTTAGAAAAAGCCATAAAGGAAATCAAAAAGGATTTAGAATACACATTCTTAAAACAGAAACTAACCAAAGATATAGAAATCATAGGAAACAGCCCACCTATCCAGAAATTAAAAAAACAGATTGAAAAAGTAGCAAAAACAAATGCATGGGTAATGATTTTCGGGGAAAATGGAACAGGTAAAGAGCTTGTAGCCCGTTCCATTCATTTTCTAAGTGACAGGGCAAACAAACCATTTGTTGATATTAACTGTGCTGCTTTGCCAGATGACCTGATAGAAGCAGAGCTTTTTGGATATGAAAAAGGAGCATTTACCGGGGCAATGACAAGGAAACCGGGAAAACTGGAAATTGCAGACGGGGGAACACTATTCTTAGATGAAGTCACAGATATGAGCCTTGCGGCACAGGCAAAGCTATTAAGAGTTCTGGAAGAAAAGGAATTTACAAGACTTGGTAGTAATCAGAAAATAAAAGTGGATATTCGGGTTATCTCAGCCACAAATAAAGACCTTGAAAAAGAGATTGAAGAAGGAAGGTTTCGTCAGGATTTAGCATTCAGGCTTGCTGTTGTTCCAATCCACGTTCCACCTTTAAGGGAAAGGGGAGAAGATATAATTCTCCTGGCAGAACATTTCCTTAAAAAATCATGTATAGAAAATAAAATTCCCACTGTAAAACTCTCTGAAGAAGTCAAAAAAGTTCTCCTCAAATATGACTGGCCGGGAAATGTTAGAGAGCTTAAAAATCTGATGGAAAGGTTATGTATTTTTGCCTCAGGAGAAGAAATTACCCTTGAGGATTTACCACCGTATATCTTCAAAGGAAAATCTCCTGTTGGAAAGAAAAAAATAGAAATAAAACCCCTCAAAAAAGTAAGGGAAGAGGCAGAAAAAGAGGTTATAAAACTTGCCCTTGAGAAGTATAACCGTAATCTTAAAGAAGTAGCAAAAGCCCTTGAGATAGACCTTTCCTCACTTTATAGAAAACTAAAACAGTATAATCTGGAGGAGTGA
- the alr gene encoding alanine racemase, giving the protein MKGYRSWAEISKDRVEYNLKTIHNYVKKDIFAVVKADAYGHGAENISKILHHYPFVKYLCVATAEEGKELRQAGIKKDILVLGGILPDEIRCFKDYDLVPVISDFDQLKIVQEHNLSRIHIKFDTGMHRLGFLPEEISKVLNNLNGLSVEGILSHFPSADIDPELTQKQIKQFQKIVETVKKVGIDPQYIHLQNSAGLMYKCDYCNAVRIGISIYGEKPAPDFPIPVKTVMSVKSKVIAIKDLKKGETVSYAGTFTAPKDMKIAVVSFGYADGLPRDLSNKGYFLINHQKANIVGNVTMDMTIVDVSHIPDIKIGDTVTVVGKDNGNEIYFEDIARLCGTIPYEIMCRISKRVKRVVI; this is encoded by the coding sequence CTGAAAGGATATAGAAGCTGGGCAGAAATCAGCAAAGACCGAGTTGAATATAATCTAAAAACAATACATAACTATGTGAAAAAAGATATATTCGCCGTTGTAAAGGCAGATGCCTATGGGCACGGTGCAGAAAATATATCAAAAATTCTCCATCATTATCCATTTGTAAAATATCTATGTGTTGCAACAGCAGAAGAGGGAAAAGAGCTAAGGCAGGCAGGCATAAAAAAAGATATTCTTGTTTTAGGTGGAATTCTTCCTGACGAAATCAGATGCTTTAAGGATTATGACCTTGTCCCTGTAATCTCCGATTTTGACCAGCTTAAAATAGTCCAGGAACATAACCTATCCCGTATCCATATAAAATTTGATACAGGAATGCATAGACTTGGGTTCTTACCGGAAGAAATAAGTAAAGTATTAAATAACCTGAACGGTTTAAGTGTAGAAGGAATTTTATCCCATTTTCCCTCTGCAGATATTGACCCTGAACTTACGCAAAAACAGATAAAACAGTTTCAAAAAATAGTTGAGACGGTAAAAAAAGTCGGAATAGACCCCCAATATATACATCTGCAAAACAGTGCAGGACTTATGTATAAGTGTGATTATTGCAATGCCGTAAGGATAGGCATTTCCATATATGGAGAGAAACCTGCCCCTGATTTTCCAATTCCTGTTAAAACAGTTATGTCAGTCAAATCAAAGGTAATTGCTATTAAAGACCTTAAAAAAGGTGAAACAGTATCTTACGCAGGCACTTTTACAGCTCCAAAAGATATGAAAATAGCAGTTGTTTCCTTCGGATATGCAGATGGATTACCAAGGGATTTATCCAATAAAGGATACTTCCTGATTAATCACCAGAAGGCAAATATAGTAGGTAATGTAACGATGGATATGACTATAGTTGATGTCTCCCATATACCAGATATAAAAATCGGGGACACAGTAACAGTTGTTGGCAAAGACAACGGAAATGAAATATATTTTGAGGATATAGCAAGGTTGTGTGGCACAATACCTTATGAGATAATGTGCAGAATATCAAAAAGGGTTAAAAGGGTTGTTATCTAA
- a CDS encoding heavy metal-associated domain-containing protein — protein MDKFAVLSVSALMIGGISWFFFGSKDKKNENREVSGKTETIELNISGMHCAGCVAGIEATLRATDGVISASVNLATSKGVFEYDPAKISKEQIIAKIKELGYDASEDLENFEKKS, from the coding sequence TTGGATAAATTCGCTGTTCTATCAGTGTCTGCGTTAATGATAGGAGGAATTAGCTGGTTTTTCTTTGGCAGTAAGGATAAAAAAAATGAAAATAGAGAAGTTTCCGGGAAAACAGAAACAATAGAACTTAATATATCAGGAATGCATTGTGCCGGTTGTGTTGCTGGTATAGAGGCTACCTTAAGAGCCACCGATGGAGTAATTTCTGCCTCAGTAAATCTTGCCACCTCAAAGGGTGTTTTTGAATATGACCCTGCAAAAATCTCCAAAGAACAGATAATAGCAAAGATAAAAGAGCTTGGTTATGATGCCTCAGAAGATTTAGAAAATTTTGAAAAAAAAAGTTAG